A single window of Streptomyces aquilus DNA harbors:
- a CDS encoding class I SAM-dependent methyltransferase: MTDADFLNPDFVTSTRVFYDAIAEDYDERFRDALAEMPLERAMIGVFAELVGRGGAVADLGCGPGRVTGLLASLGLDVFGLDLSSSMLRIARRENPDLLFVQGSMLKLDMADESLAGAVSWYSSIHTPVDELPSLFREFLRVLTPGGHLLMGFQVGDEPKRHERPWGHDVTLDFQRRQPDRIAGLLTAAGFEIVSQTVRAAQSEDQVPQAFLIARKPSTD, encoded by the coding sequence ATGACCGACGCCGATTTTCTGAACCCTGACTTCGTGACCAGTACCCGGGTGTTCTACGACGCCATTGCCGAGGACTACGACGAGCGCTTCCGTGACGCGTTGGCGGAGATGCCGCTGGAGCGGGCGATGATCGGGGTGTTCGCCGAACTCGTGGGGCGCGGCGGCGCGGTGGCCGATCTCGGCTGCGGGCCAGGACGGGTCACCGGCCTCCTGGCCTCCCTCGGGCTCGATGTGTTCGGGCTCGACCTCTCGTCGTCGATGCTTCGGATCGCGCGGCGGGAGAACCCGGATCTGCTCTTCGTGCAGGGGTCCATGCTGAAGCTGGACATGGCGGACGAATCGCTCGCGGGCGCGGTCTCCTGGTACTCCTCCATCCACACCCCTGTGGACGAACTCCCCTCGCTCTTCCGTGAGTTCCTGCGGGTCCTGACCCCGGGCGGGCATCTGCTCATGGGCTTCCAGGTCGGCGACGAACCCAAGCGCCACGAACGGCCGTGGGGCCACGATGTCACCCTCGACTTCCAGCGCCGGCAGCCCGACCGGATCGCCGGACTGCTGACGGCCGCCGGATTCGAGATCGTGTCGCAGACGGTGCGGGCGGCACAGAGCGAGGACCAGGTGCCGCAGGCGTTCCTGATCGCACGGAAACCGAGCACCGACTAG
- a CDS encoding AzlD domain-containing protein — protein MSPTVAMILALAVGTYAFRLVGPALHGRVELPARVQELLSAGAIVLLTALLATGALTEGGGFAGWARPTGVLVGAVLAWRRAPFVVVVLGAAGTAAVLRALGVA, from the coding sequence ATGAGCCCGACGGTGGCCATGATCCTGGCGCTGGCCGTGGGAACGTACGCCTTCCGGCTGGTCGGTCCCGCGCTGCACGGCCGTGTCGAACTCCCCGCCCGTGTCCAGGAGTTGCTGTCGGCGGGCGCGATCGTCCTGCTGACCGCGCTGCTCGCGACCGGGGCGCTGACGGAGGGCGGCGGCTTCGCGGGGTGGGCGCGGCCGACCGGGGTGCTGGTCGGGGCGGTGCTGGCGTGGCGCAGGGCGCCGTTCGTGGTCGTGGTGCTCGGGGCGGCGGGGACGGCGGCGGTGCTGCGGGCGCTGGGGGTGGCGTAG
- a CDS encoding AzlC family ABC transporter permease, with protein sequence MRTAERTPRTPRTPRTPRTPRLELVRDASLVWLASGVVGVSFGAIAVAGGLPVWVPVVMSLVVYAGSAQFSAVGVLLAGGGPLAAAATGLLLNTRTAAYSLAVAETLGRGRWARLLGAHLVTDETVAFALAQPDPVRRRTAFWVSGLGLFAVWNTGVLIGALAGDAIGDTARYGLDAAFPAVLVALVLPALRQDAPVRRSALLGACLALALTPVAPAGVPVLLALAGLLAFGKGRTA encoded by the coding sequence ATGCGTACGGCAGAGCGAACACCCAGGACACCCAGGACACCCAGGACACCCAGGACACCCCGTCTGGAGTTGGTACGGGACGCCTCCCTGGTCTGGCTGGCCAGCGGGGTCGTCGGCGTCTCCTTCGGCGCGATCGCCGTCGCCGGAGGCCTGCCGGTCTGGGTCCCGGTGGTGATGTCCCTGGTCGTCTACGCGGGCTCCGCGCAGTTCAGCGCGGTCGGCGTCCTGCTGGCCGGCGGCGGGCCACTCGCCGCCGCGGCCACCGGCCTGCTCCTGAACACCCGAACGGCCGCCTACAGCCTGGCCGTCGCGGAGACCCTCGGCCGAGGCCGCTGGGCCCGGCTCCTGGGAGCCCACCTCGTCACCGACGAGACGGTCGCCTTCGCCCTGGCCCAGCCCGATCCGGTACGACGCCGTACGGCGTTCTGGGTCTCCGGGCTCGGCCTGTTCGCCGTCTGGAACACCGGCGTCCTGATCGGCGCCCTCGCCGGAGACGCCATCGGCGACACGGCCCGCTACGGCCTGGACGCGGCCTTCCCGGCGGTTCTGGTGGCGCTGGTCCTTCCGGCGCTACGACAGGACGCTCCCGTACGACGATCGGCCCTGCTCGGCGCGTGCCTGGCCCTCGCCCTCACGCCGGTCGCCCCGGCGGGCGTGCCGGTGCTGCTGGCGCTGGCCGGTCTCCTGGCCTTCGGAAAGGGGCGCACGGCATGA
- a CDS encoding helix-turn-helix domain-containing protein → MSESRLPLEWIAASLRRERARTGLSLSELAKRAGIAKSTLSQLEAGGGNPSVETLWALGVALGVPFSALVEPPVPSVQVIRAGQGPTVASEKAEYAATLLSASPPGARRDIYHLRAEPGAVRESEPHIPGSVEHLIVSTGRLKAGPAAETVELAAGDYMTYRGDVPHSYEALAPGTTFVLVMQHM, encoded by the coding sequence ATGAGCGAGAGCCGTCTTCCGCTGGAGTGGATCGCCGCTTCGCTGCGGCGCGAGCGTGCGCGCACCGGGCTGTCGCTCTCGGAGCTGGCCAAGCGGGCCGGGATCGCGAAGTCCACGCTGTCCCAGCTGGAGGCCGGCGGCGGGAACCCGAGCGTCGAGACACTGTGGGCGCTGGGGGTGGCGCTGGGCGTGCCGTTCAGCGCGCTGGTGGAGCCGCCGGTGCCCTCCGTGCAGGTCATCAGGGCCGGGCAGGGCCCGACGGTGGCGTCCGAGAAGGCCGAGTACGCGGCCACGCTGCTGTCCGCCAGCCCGCCCGGGGCGCGGCGGGACATCTACCACCTGCGGGCCGAACCGGGGGCCGTACGGGAGTCGGAGCCGCACATTCCGGGGAGCGTGGAGCATCTGATCGTGAGCACGGGCAGGCTCAAGGCCGGCCCGGCGGCGGAGACGGTGGAGCTGGCGGCCGGGGACTACATGACGTATCGCGGGGATGTGCCGCACTCGTACGAGGCGCTCGCTCCCGGGACGACGTTCGTGCTGGTCATGCAGCACATGTGA
- a CDS encoding cold-shock protein — protein MATGTVKWFNAEKGFGFIAQEGGGPDVFVHYSAINASGFRSLEENQQVSFDVTQGPKGPQAENVTPV, from the coding sequence ATGGCTACCGGAACCGTGAAGTGGTTCAACGCCGAAAAGGGCTTTGGCTTCATTGCCCAGGAGGGCGGCGGCCCGGACGTCTTCGTCCACTACTCCGCCATCAACGCGAGCGGCTTCCGTTCGCTGGAGGAGAACCAGCAGGTCTCCTTCGACGTGACCCAGGGCCCGAAGGGCCCGCAGGCGGAGAACGTCACCCCCGTCTGA
- a CDS encoding menaquinone biosynthetic enzyme MqnA/MqnD family protein, producing the protein MDNYRTRPRVGHIQFLNCLPLYWGLARTGTLLDFELTKDTPEKLSEKLVQGDLDIGPITLVEFLRNADDLVAFPDIAVGCDGPVMSCVIVSQVPLDELDGARVALGSTSRTSVRLAQLLLSERYGVQPDYYTCPPDLSLMMQEAEAAVLIGDAALRANLLDGPKYGLEVHDLGSLWKEWTGLPFVFAVWAARRDYLEREPVITRRVHEAFLASRNLSLDEVGKVAEQAARWEAFDERVLERYFTTLDFRFGGPQLEAVAEFARRVGPTTGFPADVKVELLQP; encoded by the coding sequence GTGGACAATTACCGCACCCGGCCGCGCGTCGGCCACATCCAGTTCCTGAACTGTCTGCCCCTGTACTGGGGGCTGGCGAGAACAGGCACGCTCCTCGACTTCGAGCTCACGAAGGACACCCCGGAGAAGCTCAGCGAGAAGCTGGTGCAGGGTGATCTCGACATCGGTCCCATCACCCTCGTCGAGTTCCTGCGCAACGCCGACGACCTGGTCGCCTTCCCCGACATCGCTGTCGGGTGCGACGGCCCGGTGATGTCCTGCGTGATCGTCTCGCAGGTCCCGCTGGACGAGCTCGACGGCGCCCGCGTGGCCCTCGGCTCGACCTCCCGCACGTCCGTCCGCCTCGCCCAGCTCCTGCTGTCCGAGCGGTACGGCGTCCAGCCCGACTACTACACGTGCCCGCCCGACCTCAGCCTGATGATGCAGGAGGCGGAGGCCGCCGTGCTCATCGGCGACGCGGCGCTGCGGGCCAACCTGCTCGACGGACCGAAGTACGGCCTGGAGGTCCACGACCTCGGCTCGCTGTGGAAGGAGTGGACGGGACTGCCGTTCGTCTTCGCCGTGTGGGCCGCCCGCCGGGACTACCTGGAGCGCGAGCCCGTCATCACCCGCCGGGTCCACGAGGCCTTCCTCGCCTCCCGGAACCTCTCCCTCGACGAGGTCGGCAAGGTCGCCGAACAGGCCGCCCGCTGGGAGGCCTTCGACGAGCGGGTCCTGGAGCGGTACTTCACCACCCTCGACTTCCGCTTCGGCGGCCCGCAGCTGGAGGCGGTCGCGGAGTTCGCCCGCCGGGTGGGGCCGACGACGGGATTCCCGGCGGACGTGAAGGTGGAACTGCTTCAGCCGTAA